One window from the genome of Myxococcaceae bacterium encodes:
- a CDS encoding ABC transporter ATP-binding protein, whose product MFIQNQWMGTFKKLLNLLSQEERRQGLLLMLLTLWAMVLETLGVGLIIPVLALVSEEKIPKYEFFPMLNQVQMVAGAMLGLVLFYTLKMVFIICLAWKQPKFAYSVGCRLSQTLFEGYLKQPYTFHLQRNSAQLIHHATQGVNIFVHNGLLAGLNLLAEVFVLLGIWLLMMIVEPMGTLIVMLLLGACVSVYHQQTKNRILRWGKQRHYHEGMRIQSLQQGLGGAKDVKLLGRESEFLKQYSYHNFHNSRALSKQSLIGTLPRLWLEWFAVIALAALVLIMLAQRKPISELIPMLGLFAAAAFRLMPSVNRMISNAQSVRYALPVINQISSELSLFSEKSKSEKGECKPINFKREIEVQSLSYCYPQAQNYALKAVSFKIAKGTSVGFVGSSGAGKSTMVDLLLGLLTPTSGQIRVDNCDIQTSLRAWQDLIGYVPQSIYLTDDTLRRNVAFGLADEQIDEVAVLRAIRSAQLDAFVSSLPSGLDTLVGERGIRLSGGQRQRIGIARALYHNPEVLVLDEATSALDVETEQGVMESIQALRSDKTILIVAHRLSTVAHCDELFRFDAGRLVEGTLAAEVLA is encoded by the coding sequence TTGTTCATCCAAAATCAATGGATGGGCACATTTAAGAAATTACTGAATCTTTTGAGTCAAGAAGAACGTCGGCAAGGATTATTGCTGATGCTGCTCACACTTTGGGCGATGGTTCTGGAGACTCTGGGGGTTGGGCTCATTATTCCCGTATTGGCTCTTGTGAGCGAAGAGAAAATTCCGAAATACGAATTTTTTCCGATGCTTAACCAAGTGCAGATGGTAGCAGGAGCGATGTTGGGTCTGGTGCTCTTCTACACGCTCAAAATGGTTTTCATAATATGTTTGGCTTGGAAGCAACCCAAATTTGCCTATTCTGTTGGATGTCGTCTATCTCAAACTCTGTTTGAGGGATATTTGAAGCAACCTTACACCTTTCATCTGCAGAGAAATTCAGCTCAGTTAATCCATCATGCAACACAAGGAGTGAATATTTTTGTGCACAACGGATTGCTGGCAGGGCTTAATTTATTGGCTGAAGTCTTTGTGCTACTGGGGATTTGGCTGCTGATGATGATTGTAGAACCCATGGGCACTCTCATTGTCATGCTGCTTCTTGGTGCTTGTGTATCGGTATATCATCAGCAAACAAAAAATCGTATTTTACGCTGGGGGAAACAGCGCCATTATCACGAAGGGATGCGCATCCAAAGCCTTCAACAAGGCCTTGGTGGTGCGAAAGATGTTAAACTCCTTGGACGAGAAAGCGAATTTTTAAAACAGTATTCTTATCATAATTTTCATAATAGCCGAGCTTTAAGCAAGCAAAGTCTGATCGGCACATTGCCTCGTCTTTGGCTTGAGTGGTTTGCTGTCATTGCCTTGGCAGCCTTGGTTCTCATCATGCTTGCGCAAAGAAAGCCTATTTCAGAACTTATCCCGATGCTGGGCCTTTTTGCTGCTGCAGCGTTTCGCTTAATGCCATCGGTCAATCGAATGATTTCGAATGCTCAAAGTGTTCGATACGCCTTGCCGGTTATTAATCAAATCAGCTCTGAACTGTCTTTGTTTTCAGAAAAATCAAAAAGTGAGAAAGGCGAGTGTAAGCCAATTAATTTCAAAAGAGAAATTGAAGTTCAGAGCCTAAGCTATTGTTACCCTCAAGCGCAGAATTACGCGCTCAAAGCCGTATCTTTCAAGATTGCCAAAGGGACCTCTGTAGGTTTTGTTGGAAGTAGCGGAGCCGGAAAGAGCACGATGGTGGATTTGCTCTTGGGTCTCCTAACTCCAACATCTGGCCAGATTAGGGTAGATAATTGCGACATACAAACCAGCTTGAGAGCGTGGCAAGATTTAATTGGCTATGTACCACAGAGTATCTATTTGACGGATGATACATTGCGTCGCAATGTGGCTTTCGGTCTTGCCGATGAGCAGATAGATGAAGTTGCTGTGCTTCGCGCAATCAGATCTGCACAACTTGATGCATTTGTTTCCAGTTTGCCCTCTGGTTTGGATACTTTAGTAGGCGAACGGGGGATTCGTTTATCGGGTGGCCAAAGACAGCGAATTGGCATTGCTCGTGCGCTGTACCATAATCCAGAGGTGCTTGTATTGGACGAAGCGACAAGCGCTTTAGATGTTGAAACAGAGCAAGGGGTCATGGAATCGATCCAGGCTCTGAGATCCGATAAAACAATTTTGATTGTTGCTCATCGTCTGAGTACCGTTGCTCATTGCGATGAACTCTTTCGTTTTGATGCTGGCCGATTGGTTGAAGGCACTCTAGCAGCGGAAGTTCTTGCCTAA
- a CDS encoding glycosyltransferase — protein MTYSPGLVSVIIPYYKKKRRIIECIKSILNQRHNLIEIIVIDDGSEDDLIYFLKEINVNLKLIKQFNCGPSSARNAGISASQGEYLKFLDADDFLLDQLKEEVEFSKLLKNNEFSVGCSLKLSEASGVISPHSRRDALSSYVPNGVELALDAPLISAPLWPRYVIQNLGGFREDITYREDYEFFMRAILSGYKPVFIPLPVFVYCDYQCDQRVSRQLPKATSKQQLKIFKGLIFCLQGNSELSLDIVLNEALSAAAWQAARILVREGSIQEAALLFRLSRELSHGDKIVGQWQYQLACRILGPIAAEQFLTKARKLVNKMLSLLPN, from the coding sequence ATGACGTATAGTCCGGGTCTTGTGTCTGTAATAATACCGTATTACAAGAAAAAAAGACGAATTATTGAATGCATTAAAAGTATCTTGAATCAAAGACATAATTTAATTGAGATCATAGTGATTGATGATGGCTCAGAAGATGACTTGATTTATTTTTTAAAAGAAATAAATGTCAATTTAAAATTAATAAAGCAATTCAATTGCGGACCAAGTTCTGCAAGAAATGCAGGTATTTCTGCTAGCCAAGGAGAATATTTAAAATTTTTGGATGCAGATGATTTTTTGCTTGATCAATTGAAAGAAGAAGTTGAATTTTCAAAATTGCTAAAAAATAACGAATTTTCAGTAGGTTGTTCTTTGAAGTTAAGCGAAGCATCTGGTGTTATAAGCCCTCATTCTAGAAGAGATGCGCTTAGCAGCTATGTTCCTAATGGGGTTGAATTAGCATTAGATGCTCCGTTGATTTCAGCGCCTCTTTGGCCTCGTTACGTGATTCAAAACTTAGGCGGTTTTAGGGAAGATATAACCTATCGCGAAGATTATGAATTTTTTATGCGTGCTATTTTAAGTGGGTACAAGCCAGTATTTATTCCGCTTCCAGTTTTTGTATATTGTGATTATCAGTGCGACCAAAGAGTTAGCCGACAACTTCCTAAAGCTACATCAAAACAGCAATTAAAAATATTTAAAGGATTGATATTTTGCCTTCAAGGAAATTCTGAATTATCTTTAGATATTGTTTTAAATGAAGCTCTTTCAGCGGCAGCTTGGCAGGCAGCGCGTATCTTGGTAAGAGAGGGGTCTATTCAGGAAGCGGCCTTGTTATTTAGGCTTAGCAGAGAACTCTCTCATGGGGATAAAATCGTTGGACAATGGCAGTATCAACTGGCTTGCCGAATTTTAGGCCCAATCGCAGCGGAGCAGTTTTTAACCAAGGCTAGGAAGCTAGTGAACAAGATGTTGAGCCTATTGCCTAATTAA
- a CDS encoding proline dehydrogenase family protein has protein sequence MQKQIEELGLKLFEEMRGEIPGIFNSDYWQGKLMDWVMKDPSFRVDLFHFVDVLPQLRSSEQVAQHIKEYLLKEGRILPGVISVALKAATARLSSGIATRSIRKNISAMAERFVVGREVKSAIQELHALHEQGIAFTVDLLGEYSLSNQQADEYQKRYLDLIHHLVRIANQWRSDPVMDVMPRVHMSIKIPVLEPQIKAVDPVGSLEKLRKRILPLFEAADRENVFLNLDLGQWEYHEITYHLFESLSKFKNIGIVVQAYLKSSEGDLERLLTLAKKRGAPIGACLVKGAYWDFEVVNAQQKGFECPVFKDKAETDRNYEKLSRFLLDHAEHFHIAFGSHNLRSIAQAIVYAERQKIPSSAYEIQMLYGMAEPERKVLRARGHRVRVYAPIGELLPGMAYLVRCLFENTSNTGFLKLSHRDNIDPIVLLKEPAVSLEGTPKATLNDSANGSLTDFTKPENREGFQKSLDRWAKTFPIRVPVILSGFSQKGERVFEGVTPNDGQTVVARVEMASQEQAEQAIQNAFEAMTNWRAQSLATRTQWLRKLADILERDRFELAALQCYEVAKPWLEADRDVAEAIDSCRYYARQAEQELSPRKQGHLLGEQNWLSYEGRGPCFVLAPGNFSLAILCGMAVAALVSGNTVIMKPAKNASLVAKSLFDRILESGFPKEVCQFLPGCGSEIEAYWVEHPLVAQIAFSGSRDVGLQIIEKAAKTKRGQPQVKRVICEMGTKNAVIVDDDADLDEAVLGILHSAFGFAGQKSSAASRILVHEAIYESFVSRLIEGCQSLVVGSAVQPSISLPPVVDEQARQRLLHEIELASKENKLLYRGEIPDQGFFVPVALFEVESEQVRLMQQEFLGPILAIMKMKTFAECLRVAASTEFARTGMVYSRSPKNLELAKKEFRAGNLYFNRASTGLGMSGIGTKAGGPGYLLNFVDLKVVTENTL, from the coding sequence ATGCAAAAGCAAATTGAAGAACTTGGCTTAAAGCTCTTTGAAGAAATGCGGGGAGAAATCCCTGGAATATTTAACAGCGACTATTGGCAGGGAAAGCTGATGGACTGGGTGATGAAAGATCCAAGCTTCCGAGTGGATCTGTTTCATTTTGTGGATGTTCTGCCCCAATTAAGGAGTTCTGAACAAGTCGCTCAGCACATTAAAGAATATCTGCTGAAAGAGGGCCGTATATTGCCAGGCGTGATCAGCGTGGCGTTGAAAGCGGCGACTGCGCGTTTAAGTTCAGGAATTGCGACAAGAAGCATCCGTAAAAATATCAGCGCTATGGCAGAGCGTTTTGTGGTTGGGCGAGAGGTCAAGAGTGCCATCCAAGAGTTGCATGCGCTGCATGAACAAGGGATTGCGTTTACAGTCGATTTACTTGGTGAATACAGCCTCAGCAACCAGCAAGCCGATGAATACCAAAAGCGTTATCTCGATCTCATTCACCATTTAGTTCGTATCGCGAATCAGTGGAGATCCGATCCGGTGATGGATGTTATGCCGCGTGTCCATATGTCGATCAAGATCCCAGTCTTGGAGCCTCAGATCAAGGCCGTAGATCCAGTGGGTTCGCTTGAGAAACTTCGAAAACGCATTCTACCTTTGTTCGAAGCAGCGGATCGGGAGAATGTGTTTCTAAATCTTGATTTAGGGCAATGGGAGTATCATGAGATTACTTATCATCTGTTTGAATCATTATCGAAGTTCAAGAATATAGGGATTGTGGTTCAAGCCTATCTGAAGAGCTCAGAGGGCGATTTAGAGCGTCTATTGACTCTAGCGAAAAAACGAGGTGCGCCGATCGGAGCCTGTTTGGTGAAAGGAGCTTACTGGGATTTCGAGGTTGTGAACGCGCAACAAAAGGGTTTTGAATGCCCTGTCTTTAAGGACAAAGCGGAAACGGATCGAAATTATGAAAAACTAAGCCGATTCTTGCTCGATCACGCAGAGCATTTTCACATCGCATTCGGCAGCCATAACCTTCGTTCGATTGCTCAAGCCATTGTTTACGCAGAGCGTCAAAAAATCCCCTCAAGCGCTTACGAGATTCAGATGCTCTATGGCATGGCCGAACCTGAGCGCAAAGTGTTACGGGCCCGCGGTCATCGAGTGCGAGTCTATGCGCCCATTGGAGAGCTCTTGCCCGGTATGGCTTATCTCGTGCGCTGTCTTTTCGAGAATACTTCGAACACGGGCTTTCTCAAGCTCAGTCATCGGGACAATATCGATCCGATCGTTCTTCTCAAAGAGCCAGCGGTGAGCCTCGAAGGAACCCCAAAGGCTACTTTAAACGATTCTGCGAATGGCTCGCTGACTGATTTTACCAAGCCAGAGAATCGAGAAGGTTTCCAAAAAAGTTTGGACCGGTGGGCGAAGACTTTTCCGATTCGAGTGCCTGTCATCTTATCAGGGTTCAGTCAAAAAGGTGAACGGGTATTTGAAGGTGTTACGCCGAATGATGGTCAAACGGTTGTCGCACGCGTTGAAATGGCTAGCCAAGAGCAAGCCGAGCAAGCGATCCAAAATGCATTTGAAGCCATGACAAACTGGCGAGCTCAAAGCCTTGCTACACGCACTCAATGGCTTCGCAAGTTAGCGGATATTTTAGAGCGCGATCGATTCGAGCTTGCTGCTCTTCAATGCTATGAAGTCGCAAAACCCTGGCTGGAAGCGGACAGAGATGTGGCAGAAGCCATCGATTCTTGTCGCTACTACGCCAGGCAAGCTGAGCAAGAGCTCAGTCCCCGAAAACAGGGCCATCTGCTGGGGGAACAGAATTGGCTCAGCTACGAAGGAAGAGGACCTTGCTTCGTCCTGGCTCCTGGGAATTTTTCATTGGCGATTCTCTGTGGCATGGCTGTAGCGGCCTTGGTTTCAGGCAACACGGTGATTATGAAACCTGCAAAGAACGCTTCGCTGGTCGCGAAAAGCCTGTTTGATCGAATTCTGGAGTCAGGTTTCCCAAAGGAAGTATGTCAGTTCTTACCTGGATGTGGCTCGGAAATAGAGGCTTATTGGGTCGAGCACCCCCTGGTCGCTCAAATCGCTTTCAGCGGAAGTCGAGATGTGGGCTTGCAGATCATTGAAAAAGCGGCAAAGACAAAGCGGGGCCAGCCTCAAGTAAAACGCGTTATTTGTGAGATGGGTACTAAGAACGCCGTGATTGTCGACGATGACGCGGATCTGGATGAAGCTGTGCTTGGCATTCTTCACAGTGCCTTTGGCTTTGCTGGACAAAAATCCTCGGCTGCTTCCAGGATTCTGGTTCATGAAGCCATCTATGAAAGTTTTGTCTCAAGACTTATTGAAGGTTGTCAAAGCTTGGTTGTGGGATCTGCGGTTCAGCCGAGTATTTCACTGCCTCCCGTGGTAGATGAACAAGCACGGCAACGCCTCCTGCATGAGATTGAGCTGGCCAGCAAAGAAAATAAGCTTCTCTATCGAGGAGAGATACCCGATCAGGGCTTTTTTGTTCCAGTGGCCCTTTTTGAAGTGGAGAGCGAACAAGTTCGGCTCATGCAACAGGAGTTTTTGGGGCCAATCTTGGCGATCATGAAGATGAAGACTTTTGCTGAATGTCTTCGAGTCGCAGCGTCAACGGAGTTTGCACGAACAGGAATGGTATACTCTCGAAGCCCAAAGAATCTAGAATTGGCAAAAAAAGAATTTCGCGCAGGGAATCTGTACTTCAATCGAGCTAGCACAGGTTTGGGCATGAGCGGAATTGGCACCAAGGCGGGTGGGCCAGGGTATTTGCTGAACTTCGTGGACCTCAAAGTTGTGACGGAGAATACCCTGTGA